In Methylomonas sp. MK1, the following are encoded in one genomic region:
- a CDS encoding GspH/FimT family pseudopilin, which translates to MTALPARQRMQGFTLIELIIVLLISVLAFAVVGSNIGSGNRSTKLQAVARDMASALRYAHGQALMTQKPVSVAIDLQDNSYSISNRDKTYPFAEDIDVSLVVAEEEFSEGEQGNIRFFGDGSSTGGRITLEWGNQLRRIDVNWITGEVSISDAAA; encoded by the coding sequence ATGACCGCCCTGCCCGCCCGTCAACGCATGCAAGGCTTTACGCTGATCGAGTTGATCATCGTACTGCTGATTAGCGTCCTGGCTTTCGCGGTGGTCGGCAGCAATATCGGCTCCGGCAACCGCAGTACCAAGTTGCAAGCCGTCGCCAGGGATATGGCCTCGGCCCTGCGTTACGCGCACGGCCAGGCCTTAATGACGCAAAAGCCAGTCAGCGTAGCAATCGATCTGCAAGACAATAGCTACAGCATCAGCAACCGCGATAAAACTTACCCGTTTGCCGAAGACATCGACGTGTCGCTGGTGGTTGCGGAGGAAGAGTTTAGTGAAGGGGAACAGGGTAATATTCGTTTCTTCGGCGACGGTTCCTCCACCGGTGGCAGAATTACGTTGGAATGGGGCAATCAATTGCGCCGCATCGACGTCAACTGGATTACCGGCGAAGTCAGTATTTCCGATGCAGCGGCATAA
- a CDS encoding PilN domain-containing protein — MNLQTSIDFDLKRFFQWWGRELAFLVPNRLRSLLTDRSGALVFSAADADFQINFYREAQQQTPMTWRLDSNIADSYQTLKAQHPDFEKAECILRLDHTQALKKVVYLPAAAQENLQQVVGFELDRYTPFKAEQVYFAAIPRGKTEHGQIEVLLVFTPKTVLDEQLGKLQALGIQPVRVDFCHASTVSPADAPDYNLLPERYRPRGNALAQATHWLLNSLLLLLFLAVLIWPVWQEGQAVDVLKNHIKTLEKETRVIEEQQHEIDALRQQTQRLIDIKTQSPALVAVLNELSTLLKDDSWLTHFQFADKRLQIQGQSPAASSLIGLLESSAYFSNVSFVSPLTQDKATGRERFQISMDVSPPPVAPAQDAEVTTTGDPDPAESEANGESKQ, encoded by the coding sequence ATGAATTTACAAACCAGCATTGATTTCGATCTGAAACGTTTCTTCCAGTGGTGGGGGCGAGAATTGGCGTTTTTGGTACCGAATCGTCTCAGATCCTTGCTGACAGACCGCAGTGGCGCACTAGTATTCAGCGCCGCCGACGCGGATTTTCAAATCAATTTTTACCGCGAGGCCCAACAGCAAACCCCAATGACCTGGCGGCTGGACAGCAACATCGCGGACAGTTATCAAACCTTGAAGGCCCAACATCCGGACTTTGAAAAAGCCGAATGTATCTTACGCCTGGACCACACACAGGCACTAAAAAAGGTCGTCTATTTACCCGCTGCCGCGCAAGAGAATCTGCAGCAAGTCGTCGGCTTTGAATTGGACCGGTATACGCCGTTCAAGGCCGAGCAAGTCTATTTTGCCGCCATTCCGCGCGGCAAAACCGAGCATGGTCAAATTGAAGTATTACTGGTATTTACACCTAAAACCGTACTGGACGAGCAACTGGGCAAACTACAGGCTTTGGGGATACAGCCGGTGCGGGTGGATTTTTGCCACGCCAGCACCGTCAGCCCTGCCGATGCGCCTGACTACAATTTACTCCCGGAACGCTACCGGCCTCGTGGCAACGCCTTGGCTCAAGCCACTCACTGGCTGCTGAACAGCTTACTGTTATTATTGTTTCTGGCTGTATTGATCTGGCCGGTGTGGCAGGAAGGCCAAGCCGTCGATGTATTGAAAAATCACATCAAAACGCTGGAAAAAGAAACTCGCGTGATAGAAGAACAACAGCATGAAATCGATGCCTTACGCCAGCAAACCCAACGTTTGATAGACATTAAAACCCAGTCTCCCGCTCTGGTTGCGGTATTGAATGAACTCAGCACCTTGTTAAAAGATGACAGCTGGTTGACGCATTTTCAATTTGCAGACAAACGCCTGCAAATCCAGGGTCAATCGCCGGCCGCGTCTTCCTTGATCGGTTTGTTGGAAAGTTCCGCATATTTCAGCAATGTCAGTTTCGTATCGCCGTTGACCCAGGATAAAGCCACCGGGCGAGAGCGCTTTCAAATCAGTATGGATGTTAGCCCGCCACCCGTCGCGCCTGCTCAGGATGCCGAGGTGACAACCACCGGCGATCCCGACCCTGCCGAATCTGAGGCAAACGGAGAGTCCAAGCAATGA
- a CDS encoding MgtC/SapB family protein, with product MNPISPDRLISFWSIAQLEASVVILMNIVGALFLGMVVGYERSYHGRAAGMRTYGLVCMASAAVTVIVGYPQFWFGGLLPLTTTADPTRVIQGIVTGIGFLGAGVIMKEGLNISGLTTAASIWASSAIGILCGAGFYFAAIVLALIASATMIWGGRIEAALPSRHAVSVILRFQTGYRPNQTEINDLANVLGYRLAEGSITVISNNKHEEWHLVFIATGNHKISIPAIAESLERCDFLSGYQVAFARN from the coding sequence ATGAATCCAATCTCGCCGGACCGGCTGATTTCGTTTTGGTCGATTGCCCAATTGGAAGCCAGCGTGGTGATTCTAATGAATATCGTCGGAGCTCTGTTTTTGGGCATGGTAGTGGGCTACGAACGCTCCTATCACGGCCGGGCCGCCGGCATGCGCACCTATGGACTGGTGTGCATGGCCTCTGCGGCGGTAACGGTAATCGTCGGTTACCCGCAGTTCTGGTTTGGCGGCTTATTGCCGCTCACCACTACCGCCGACCCTACCCGGGTTATTCAGGGCATCGTAACGGGTATCGGTTTCTTGGGTGCCGGCGTGATCATGAAGGAAGGTCTGAACATCAGCGGTCTGACGACCGCCGCATCGATTTGGGCGTCTTCGGCCATCGGTATTTTATGTGGCGCCGGATTTTATTTCGCGGCTATTGTGTTGGCTTTAATTGCATCGGCAACCATGATATGGGGCGGGCGCATCGAAGCGGCCTTGCCTTCCCGTCATGCAGTGTCGGTAATTTTACGCTTTCAAACCGGTTATCGCCCCAATCAGACCGAGATCAATGATTTGGCAAATGTCTTGGGGTATAGATTGGCCGAAGGCTCGATTACCGTTATCAGCAATAATAAACACGAAGAGTGGCATTTGGTTTTTATTGCAACCGGTAATCATAAAATATCGATTCCTGCGATTGCTGAAAGCCTGGAACGCTGCGATTTTCTTAGCGGTTATCAAGTCGCCTTTGCCCGAAACTGA
- the gspD gene encoding type II secretion system secretin GspD, with translation MTTKKINISPMLALALSMTGCEFIGPQLHEKLAIADSKPAQEDTLLIPELANDANKNAENRITKVEMYPSGEASIVPQASHHGGGKTSGKGEYSLNFDDADLGEVAKVILSDILGRNYTISPQVVGKVTLQTSKPLSKDELIPTLDMLLSLNNAALTEQGGMYLIKPSNEALYSSSISSLSGAKMPNGYQVRVIPVKNVAASELADILKPLLPEKSLLHVDPNRNLILVAGSGAEISRALDVVNTFDVDILKGRSFALFTPANVSAGKIIEELEQIFNTKKSKDDEASFFRFIEIERLNAVLAVTHQAGYLKDIENWVFRLDRINTAAAGGVNVYRAQHVSATDLAETLSNIFGSGGSGKSSKASIASGRKSLSATNKKSDSSSSSSTGGANRQQDSMSDRTLSDRTKDKNSSGSGALGGSLSSSSGGSNNNDMPNVKIIADEGNNALIIVATAQEYAVIERVLKQLDVLPLQVMIDATIVEVTLKDDLKYGLQWYFSHNNGGNNDSAGGSAQGLSLTNVAKDAMKAFGTSGFSYAFSSGSKDIQAVLNASAVNNNVNVISSPSLMVLNNQEATIKVGDSVPIRSSVSSNLSSNNTNNGIVQTSSIQMIDTGVNLSVRPRVNAGGLVLMDILQSVNQAIKTTTSDTIDSPTIQKREIESSVAVQSGETIVLGGLIKENNDYLRDGVPLLHEIPLIGPLFGGTTRNKDKTELVVLLTPRVMKSRQDARDITDEFKRKLSGIYYQKPIEINVDVETVQ, from the coding sequence ATGACAACTAAAAAAATCAACATTTCTCCAATGTTGGCGTTGGCGCTTTCCATGACCGGCTGTGAATTTATCGGCCCACAATTGCATGAAAAACTGGCTATTGCCGATAGCAAACCTGCTCAAGAAGACACCTTGTTGATCCCGGAACTGGCTAACGACGCCAATAAAAACGCCGAAAATAGAATCACCAAAGTCGAAATGTACCCTAGTGGCGAAGCGAGCATCGTCCCGCAAGCCAGCCACCACGGCGGCGGCAAAACCAGCGGTAAGGGCGAATACAGTTTGAATTTCGATGACGCCGACCTGGGCGAAGTGGCTAAAGTAATACTCAGCGACATTCTGGGCAGAAACTACACCATCAGTCCGCAAGTGGTCGGCAAAGTTACCTTGCAAACCTCCAAACCGTTAAGCAAGGACGAGCTGATCCCAACTCTGGATATGCTGTTGAGCTTGAATAATGCCGCCCTGACCGAACAAGGCGGCATGTATTTAATTAAACCGTCCAACGAAGCCTTGTACAGCAGCTCAATCAGCTCTCTGTCCGGCGCCAAGATGCCCAATGGTTATCAGGTACGGGTGATTCCGGTAAAAAATGTCGCAGCCTCGGAACTGGCGGACATATTGAAACCGCTATTGCCGGAAAAGTCGTTACTGCATGTCGATCCGAACCGCAATCTGATTTTGGTCGCCGGTTCCGGCGCGGAAATTTCTAGGGCACTGGATGTGGTCAATACCTTTGATGTCGATATATTGAAAGGCCGCTCCTTTGCTTTGTTTACCCCGGCTAACGTCAGCGCCGGCAAAATCATTGAAGAGCTGGAACAAATCTTCAACACTAAAAAGTCCAAAGACGACGAAGCCAGCTTTTTCCGGTTTATAGAGATAGAAAGGCTTAACGCGGTATTAGCCGTCACCCATCAAGCCGGTTATCTGAAGGACATTGAAAACTGGGTATTTCGGCTGGATCGGATCAACACGGCGGCAGCCGGCGGCGTGAATGTATACCGGGCGCAACATGTCAGCGCTACGGATTTGGCCGAGACCTTAAGCAATATTTTCGGTAGCGGCGGTTCCGGTAAATCCAGCAAGGCTTCCATCGCTTCCGGCCGTAAATCATTATCGGCCACCAATAAAAAGTCCGACAGCTCATCGAGTAGCAGTACGGGCGGCGCTAATCGGCAGCAGGATTCGATGAGCGATAGAACGCTTAGCGACCGAACCAAAGACAAAAACAGCAGCGGTAGCGGCGCACTCGGCGGCAGCTTAAGCAGCAGTTCGGGCGGCAGCAATAACAACGACATGCCGAATGTAAAAATCATCGCCGATGAAGGCAATAATGCGTTGATTATCGTAGCTACCGCTCAGGAGTATGCGGTGATCGAACGCGTACTAAAACAACTGGATGTACTGCCATTACAAGTAATGATTGATGCAACTATCGTCGAAGTGACACTGAAAGATGATTTGAAATACGGTTTGCAATGGTATTTCAGCCATAATAACGGTGGAAATAACGATTCAGCGGGAGGTTCCGCACAGGGCCTGAGTCTGACGAATGTTGCGAAAGATGCTATGAAAGCATTTGGGACAAGCGGATTTTCCTACGCGTTTTCCAGCGGCTCTAAGGACATTCAAGCAGTATTGAATGCCAGTGCTGTAAACAATAACGTTAATGTCATCTCGTCACCTTCCTTAATGGTATTGAACAACCAGGAAGCCACGATCAAAGTCGGCGACTCGGTGCCGATACGTTCCTCGGTTTCCAGTAATTTAAGCAGTAACAACACCAATAACGGTATTGTGCAGACCAGTTCGATCCAAATGATCGATACCGGGGTGAATTTGTCGGTCAGGCCCCGGGTAAATGCCGGTGGATTGGTGCTGATGGACATATTGCAAAGTGTGAATCAGGCTATCAAAACCACGACCAGCGACACCATCGACTCGCCCACTATTCAGAAAAGAGAAATAGAAAGCAGTGTCGCGGTACAAAGCGGCGAAACCATTGTTTTGGGCGGTTTGATCAAGGAAAACAACGACTATTTACGCGACGGCGTGCCGCTACTGCACGAGATACCATTAATCGGGCCGCTTTTCGGCGGTACGACGCGTAATAAGGACAAAACCGAACTTGTGGTCCTGCTCACCCCTCGCGTGATGAAAAGCCGCCAGGATGCTCGGGATATTACCGACGAATTCAAACGAAAACTATCGGGCATCTATTATCAAAAGCCTATCGAAATCAATGTTGACGTGGAAACGGTGCAATAG
- a CDS encoding type IV pilus modification PilV family protein — protein MQRHKGFSLLEILVAFSIMAIALTVLLRIFGTGVNNAVISEEYTIAVQIAESLMARTGVETELTAGESQGTEGDKYDWQIIVSPATPAQSRASLRDMDTDQQKPAPALMSVRVVVAWGEDEQPRAVELHTLKLQQPGPG, from the coding sequence ATGCAGCGGCATAAAGGCTTTTCCTTACTGGAAATTCTGGTGGCTTTTTCCATCATGGCGATAGCGTTGACCGTGCTGCTGCGCATCTTCGGCACCGGCGTTAACAATGCGGTTATTTCCGAGGAATACACTATCGCCGTGCAAATCGCCGAATCGCTGATGGCCCGCACTGGCGTGGAAACCGAGCTAACAGCCGGCGAAAGTCAGGGTACGGAAGGCGATAAATACGACTGGCAAATCATCGTCAGTCCAGCGACGCCGGCGCAATCCCGTGCCAGTCTGAGAGATATGGATACCGATCAGCAAAAGCCGGCGCCAGCGCTGATGTCGGTGCGGGTAGTGGTTGCGTGGGGCGAGGATGAGCAACCGCGTGCCGTGGAACTGCATACCTTAAAGCTACAGCAACCAGGTCCTGGCTAG
- the gspG gene encoding type II secretion system major pseudopilin GspG gives MKHTLRRHGGFTLLELLVVLGIIAMLAGIVGPQVMKHMGASKTKAARVQIEDLAASLDMYKLDEGRYPTAQQGLAALVERPADAKRWNGPYLRKDKIPQDPWNQDYHYVFPGQHGKFDLFSYGADEKEGGEGEDQDINSWE, from the coding sequence ATGAAACACACGTTACGCCGCCACGGCGGTTTTACCTTGCTGGAACTGTTGGTGGTGTTGGGCATTATCGCCATGCTGGCCGGGATTGTCGGACCGCAGGTGATGAAACATATGGGCGCCTCCAAAACCAAGGCTGCCAGAGTACAAATCGAGGATCTGGCGGCGTCGCTGGACATGTACAAACTCGACGAAGGCCGTTATCCCACAGCGCAGCAAGGTTTGGCTGCTTTAGTGGAAAGACCCGCCGACGCCAAGCGTTGGAACGGCCCTTACTTGCGCAAGGACAAAATCCCGCAAGACCCTTGGAATCAGGATTATCACTACGTCTTCCCCGGCCAGCACGGTAAGTTCGATTTGTTCAGCTATGGTGCCGATGAAAAAGAAGGCGGCGAAGGCGAAGATCAGGACATCAACAGCTGGGAATAA
- a CDS encoding M20 aminoacylase family protein: MNTLHAESLPAVLIPEIAANIAGIRELRRDIHAHPELCFEEVRTAELVAAKLTEWGIPIHRGLGKTGVVGIIKAGSSDKAIGLRADMDALPMHETNSFAHASRYPGKMHGCGHDGHTAMLLAAAQYLAIQRHFDGTVYLIFQPAEEGGGGADEMIKDGLCELFPMQAVYGMHNWPELPAGHFAVSPGPVMASLNTFRIVIRGKGCHAALPHLGLDPVPVAAQMIMAFQTILTRSANPLDNGLISVTMVHAGEATNIIADACELAGTVRTFSNQLLDLIETRMREIARHICLAHGMESDFEFKRSYPPTVNHREAVETSRSVMTSIVGDRHVLEQKATMGAEDFAFMLQKLPGSYCFIGNGSGDHRSVGHGAGPCTLHNTSYDFNDDILPLGATYWVRLVEACLPAE; this comes from the coding sequence ATGAATACACTCCATGCTGAATCGTTGCCAGCTGTTCTGATACCGGAAATTGCAGCCAATATTGCCGGTATCCGCGAATTGCGCCGCGATATACACGCCCACCCGGAGTTGTGCTTCGAGGAAGTGCGTACCGCCGAGCTGGTCGCGGCAAAGTTGACTGAATGGGGGATTCCTATTCATCGCGGCTTGGGTAAAACCGGCGTAGTGGGAATTATCAAAGCAGGGAGTTCCGATAAGGCTATCGGCTTGCGTGCTGATATGGACGCCTTACCTATGCACGAGACCAACAGCTTTGCGCATGCATCACGGTACCCAGGCAAAATGCATGGCTGTGGGCATGACGGTCATACCGCCATGCTCTTGGCTGCGGCGCAATATTTGGCAATCCAGCGTCATTTTGACGGTACCGTCTATCTGATATTTCAACCGGCGGAAGAGGGCGGTGGCGGCGCCGATGAGATGATCAAGGACGGCCTGTGCGAATTGTTTCCGATGCAGGCGGTTTACGGTATGCACAATTGGCCGGAGTTGCCGGCGGGACATTTTGCCGTCAGTCCCGGACCGGTCATGGCATCCTTGAATACCTTTCGCATCGTCATCCGCGGCAAGGGCTGTCATGCGGCATTGCCGCATTTAGGCTTGGACCCGGTGCCGGTGGCGGCGCAAATGATTATGGCGTTTCAAACCATCCTGACTCGCAGTGCCAATCCCTTGGATAACGGTTTGATTTCAGTAACCATGGTGCATGCGGGCGAGGCGACCAACATCATCGCCGATGCCTGCGAATTGGCCGGTACGGTGCGCACATTCTCCAATCAACTACTGGATTTGATTGAAACCCGTATGCGGGAAATTGCCCGGCATATTTGTTTGGCACATGGGATGGAATCTGATTTTGAATTTAAACGTAGCTATCCGCCGACTGTTAATCACCGTGAGGCAGTCGAAACGTCTCGTAGCGTAATGACCTCTATCGTCGGCGACCGGCATGTTTTGGAGCAAAAAGCTACGATGGGTGCCGAAGATTTTGCGTTTATGCTGCAAAAGTTACCCGGTAGCTACTGCTTCATCGGCAACGGCTCAGGCGATCATCGTAGTGTTGGTCATGGCGCCGGTCCTTGTACCCTGCATAACACCAGTTACGATTTTAACGATGATATTTTGCCCTTAGGAGCGACTTATTGGGTGAGATTGGTGGAAGCCTGTCTGCCAGCCGAATAA
- a CDS encoding type II secretion system F family protein, with amino-acid sequence MPLFSYKAVNSQGVAEDGVRNAADEQALLLELQNQGLIPIRIELAKDKTFLGFKLKSAGVKLSQKEIGMLTGELATLLESGLPLDRSLTILMQLTEENPKLNKLVGEVLEKVKAGKALADALESQSGVFSKFYLNMIRAGEMGGNLGGVLMRLSEYMERSQELKDTVSTALIYPAILLVMSLASLFVMLTFVVPQFKEMFDSAGQALPVPTQIVIGLAEFLQSYWWVLLIVILGSVQTIKSQLADPAGKKAWDGRLLKFPLFGEIILTMEIANFSRTFGTLLGNGVSILKSLGIVRETVGNMVLADLLENAEAQLKQGRTMSDALAQQNLFPKLAVQMIKMGEETGKLEEMLMRVATIYDKQLKTTIQRMLALLEPALIISLGLMIGGIIVSILLAILSVNDLAV; translated from the coding sequence ATGCCTTTATTCTCCTACAAAGCCGTCAACAGTCAGGGTGTCGCCGAAGACGGTGTGCGTAATGCCGCAGACGAGCAGGCCTTGCTGCTGGAATTGCAAAACCAGGGCTTAATTCCCATCCGCATTGAGTTGGCGAAGGATAAGACCTTTCTGGGGTTCAAATTAAAGTCTGCCGGGGTCAAGCTTTCCCAGAAAGAAATCGGCATGCTAACTGGAGAGCTGGCGACTTTGCTGGAATCGGGTTTGCCACTGGACCGCTCGTTGACGATTCTGATGCAGTTGACCGAAGAAAACCCGAAATTGAATAAACTGGTCGGCGAGGTGCTGGAGAAGGTCAAGGCGGGTAAAGCTTTGGCCGATGCGCTGGAAAGCCAAAGCGGCGTGTTTTCCAAGTTTTATTTGAACATGATCCGCGCCGGCGAAATGGGCGGCAATCTCGGCGGCGTATTGATGCGTTTATCCGAGTATATGGAGCGCTCGCAAGAACTGAAAGATACGGTCAGCACCGCGCTGATTTATCCGGCCATTTTATTGGTGATGTCGCTGGCATCGCTGTTCGTGATGTTAACTTTTGTGGTACCGCAATTTAAGGAAATGTTCGACAGCGCTGGCCAGGCCTTGCCGGTGCCAACTCAGATCGTCATCGGCCTGGCCGAGTTTCTGCAAAGTTATTGGTGGGTGCTGCTGATTGTTATTCTTGGCAGCGTGCAAACTATAAAATCGCAGTTGGCCGATCCGGCCGGCAAAAAAGCCTGGGACGGCCGGCTTTTGAAATTTCCGTTGTTCGGCGAGATCATCCTGACCATGGAAATAGCAAATTTCAGCCGCACCTTCGGCACTTTATTAGGCAATGGCGTGTCGATTTTAAAATCACTGGGCATAGTCCGGGAAACCGTCGGTAACATGGTGTTGGCGGATCTATTAGAAAATGCCGAAGCACAGCTCAAGCAAGGCCGGACGATGTCGGACGCGTTGGCCCAGCAAAACCTGTTTCCCAAACTGGCGGTGCAAATGATTAAAATGGGCGAGGAAACCGGCAAACTTGAGGAAATGCTGATGCGGGTTGCCACCATTTACGACAAGCAGCTAAAGACCACCATCCAGCGGATGCTGGCGCTGCTGGAACCGGCTTTGATTATTTCGTTGGGCTTGATGATAGGCGGCATCATCGTTTCCATTTTATTGGCTATTTTGAGCGTTAACGATTTGGCTGTTTAG
- a CDS encoding prepilin-type N-terminal cleavage/methylation domain-containing protein, with amino-acid sequence MLYRSSAKGFTLIEMLIAISLLGIMVVLLFASLRIAAESWNSGEAKISEVNKKAVVYQFFKRHLSNTKPFPVIQENQQQNDQQQGSQELPKLAFEGLPQSISFVSALPAASARKGLQVFHVGLDPQQPSTLKVALTPYRQTESIPTDAEPVVLLENLRHFKISYFGASADSIDGNGAWLDEWQGQATGQLPKLVKISISLNDDSFWPDMIFALKINGQPNAEALLGEQNQQPGIANE; translated from the coding sequence GTGCTGTACCGTTCATCAGCAAAAGGATTTACGTTGATCGAAATGCTGATAGCCATTAGCCTGCTGGGCATCATGGTGGTCTTGCTGTTCGCCAGTTTGCGGATAGCGGCGGAAAGCTGGAACAGCGGCGAAGCCAAAATCAGCGAAGTGAATAAAAAAGCCGTGGTTTACCAATTCTTCAAACGACATTTGAGTAATACCAAACCCTTCCCTGTCATCCAGGAAAACCAACAACAAAACGATCAACAACAGGGATCGCAAGAACTGCCAAAACTGGCTTTCGAAGGCTTGCCGCAAAGCATCAGCTTTGTCTCTGCGTTGCCGGCCGCCTCGGCACGCAAGGGCTTGCAAGTGTTTCATGTCGGCCTGGACCCACAGCAGCCGTCGACCCTTAAGGTAGCTTTAACCCCTTACCGGCAAACCGAATCGATACCTACCGATGCCGAACCGGTCGTATTGTTGGAAAATTTACGGCATTTCAAAATCAGCTACTTTGGCGCATCGGCTGACAGCATTGACGGTAATGGCGCTTGGCTAGACGAATGGCAAGGACAAGCCACCGGCCAGTTACCCAAACTGGTAAAAATCAGCATCTCGCTAAATGACGACAGTTTTTGGCCGGACATGATATTTGCGTTAAAAATCAACGGCCAGCCGAATGCGGAAGCGTTGCTCGGCGAACAAAACCAACAGCCCGGCATTGCGAATGAATAG
- a CDS encoding general secretion pathway protein GspK has product MNSMLRAQAAHRQSGLALVIVIWILTLLSLMAGSFALSMRRESSVAGALKNNAQAQARAETGLSIAQFMLQQADPDQRWHADGSIYRIPGNDSEIRIRILAESGKVDINAAEEPLLKALISSVSDDEKLQQNLLDALLDWRDADDEPRPHGAEKKQYRQAGLAYQPSNQPFQSLEELQLVQGFNADIFEKLQPWITIYSGQAELNLRLAPPELLQMVGDSLKEQNIHDVYLDKRLSESTSADDDTAEQTDPALADEEQTYTIMVQTLLEDQATAAIEAVVRIQNQDPSQAPYQILDWKQGQQILALFDSAKESQLITVQDEFTNQH; this is encoded by the coding sequence ATGAATAGCATGCTTCGTGCACAGGCAGCCCATCGGCAAAGCGGCCTGGCGCTAGTGATCGTCATTTGGATTTTGACGCTGCTGAGCCTGATGGCCGGCAGTTTTGCATTGAGTATGCGCCGGGAAAGCAGCGTCGCGGGCGCATTGAAAAACAATGCCCAAGCACAAGCACGTGCAGAAACCGGTTTAAGTATTGCCCAATTCATGCTGCAACAGGCCGATCCCGACCAGCGTTGGCACGCGGATGGCAGCATCTATCGGATACCGGGCAACGATAGCGAAATTCGTATCAGAATTCTCGCCGAATCCGGCAAAGTCGATATCAACGCCGCCGAGGAACCCTTATTAAAGGCCTTGATTAGTTCGGTAAGCGACGACGAAAAACTCCAGCAGAATTTATTGGACGCCCTGCTGGATTGGCGGGATGCCGACGATGAACCGCGTCCGCACGGCGCCGAAAAAAAACAGTATCGGCAGGCCGGACTGGCTTATCAGCCCAGCAATCAACCTTTTCAATCCCTGGAGGAGTTGCAATTGGTGCAGGGCTTTAACGCTGATATTTTCGAGAAACTTCAACCGTGGATCACTATCTACTCCGGACAAGCGGAATTAAACTTGCGGCTGGCACCGCCGGAGTTACTGCAAATGGTTGGTGACAGCCTGAAGGAACAGAATATTCATGATGTATACTTGGACAAGCGCTTGTCGGAATCGACTTCAGCAGATGATGACACTGCCGAGCAAACCGATCCGGCATTGGCGGATGAAGAGCAAACGTATACTATTATGGTGCAAACCCTGCTGGAAGATCAGGCGACGGCCGCTATCGAAGCAGTGGTAAGAATCCAGAACCAAGACCCCAGCCAAGCGCCCTACCAAATCCTGGATTGGAAACAAGGTCAGCAAATATTGGCCTTATTCGACTCGGCCAAGGAATCCCAGCTAATTACCGTTCAAGATGAATTTACAAACCAGCATTGA
- the gspM gene encoding type II secretion system protein GspM translates to MNDARYQRWLALSLLGLVLFSVIFLVLLPLFSSWLDYREQKNDLLFRLQRQQAIVARRDSVAQNLESLNQQYQQQGYLSDSDTEALASAELQNIVKTAVTEAGGQLTSTQGLPGKAEEDFVRVAVKVRMSGSIEALRAVLHSLDTNMPLLLVDQLDISPVRGARNRTTNKMDPSSQLNVSFEVISFMRAKTS, encoded by the coding sequence ATGAATGACGCGCGTTATCAACGCTGGCTGGCGCTATCACTATTGGGATTGGTGTTATTTAGCGTAATATTTCTGGTTTTGCTGCCTTTATTCAGCAGTTGGCTGGATTATCGCGAGCAAAAAAACGACCTGCTGTTTCGTTTGCAACGTCAGCAAGCTATTGTTGCTCGCCGCGACAGCGTTGCCCAAAACCTGGAATCATTGAATCAGCAATACCAGCAGCAAGGCTATCTGAGCGACAGCGACACCGAAGCGCTGGCCTCGGCCGAGTTGCAAAACATCGTCAAAACCGCGGTAACGGAAGCCGGCGGACAACTGACCAGCACACAAGGTTTGCCGGGCAAGGCCGAAGAGGATTTTGTCCGCGTCGCCGTGAAAGTGCGGATGAGCGGCAGCATCGAAGCATTGCGCGCGGTGTTGCATAGTCTGGATACCAATATGCCCTTGTTACTGGTCGATCAATTGGACATTTCCCCGGTACGCGGCGCGCGTAACCGCACTACCAACAAAATGGATCCCAGTTCTCAGTTGAATGTCAGTTTTGAAGTCATCAGCTTTATGCGAGCCAAGACCTCATGA